The Setaria italica strain Yugu1 chromosome IX, Setaria_italica_v2.0, whole genome shotgun sequence genome has a window encoding:
- the LOC105915142 gene encoding zinc finger BED domain-containing protein RICESLEEPER 1-like, with the protein MDLGQEVMVEVDSRDSLLTDKSIIQEEIKAHLNRHIAIHYHAIPQEDRDRFIATLKPTSINEEKGVFDPEVFRILIAKYFISAEIAFYKANDPNWTNLINYCQLSFRVVGHRNVRTDYVLFYEEEKLQLRNKFRKVKSNVTLTTDVWSSDLNLGYLCVTAHLIDEEFELHKKIITFKKISFPYTSYAVQDRIASCLMEWELIDQLFTLTLDNASVNNRAVKDMHDALGVRMFFKGGHLHVKCATHVLNIIVQASFKVISNAIGRVRWLSTDMRYSKITKFQVKMNGQKLKLFIVF; encoded by the exons ATGGATTTAGGACAAGAAGTTATGGTTGAGGTCGACAGCCGTGATAGTTTGTTAACTGACAAGTCGATCATCCAGGAAGAGA TTAAAGCTCACCTCAACAGGCACATTGCGATTCACTATCATGCCATTCCACAAGAGGATAGGGATAGATTCATAGCAACATTGAAGCCAACGTCTATCAACGAGGAAAAGGGTGTCTTTGATCCAGAAGTATTTCGCATTTTGATTGCCAAATATTTTATCAGTGCAGAGATTGCTTTCTATAAAGCTAATGATCCTAATTGGACAAACTTGATAAACTATTGTCAACTTTCTTTTAGAGTTGTTGGTCATCGAAATGTACGCACAGATTATGTTTTGTTTTATGAAGAGGAGAAGTTGCAACTGAGGAACAAGTTCAGAAAGGTGAAGTCCAATGTTACCCTTACAACCGATGTGTGGTCTTCTGACCTGAACCTAGGCTATCTATGTGTTACAGCACATTTGATTGATGAGGAGTTTGAACTGCATAAGAAAATCATAACATTCAAGAAGATTTCTTTCCCATATACATCATATGCGGTACAGGATAGAATTGCCTCATGCCTGATGGAGTGGGAGTTGATTGATCAGCTGTTTACCTTGACATTAGACAATGCCAGTGTGAATAACAGAGCAGTAAAGGACATGCATGATGCTTTAGGTGTTAGGATGTTCTTCAAAGGTGGACACCTTCATGTCAAGTGTGCTACCCATGTGCTCAACATTATAGTTCAGGCTAGCTTTAAGGTAATTTCAAATGCAATTGGAAGAGTGAG GTGGCTCTCAACAGATATGCGGTACAGCAAAATCACCAAGTTCCAAGTGAAGATGAATGGGCAAAAGCTAAAGCTCTTCATAGTTTTTTGA
- the LOC101785124 gene encoding CASP-like protein 2U2, producing MEREGCGSDDIISLASDGGDTVVVPPRWRPGSGGAGLRVPARTERRLRAAEVALRFAACGFALAVAVLLKVNKETRDFFGLFVKVARYTDMPSLVLLVNTNLIAASYNFLQGGSCLVSTVRGRPLVSKPMACAIFFCDQVIAYVALSALAGALVAAMISKLGQAQFGWMKTVHLYKRFSMHAAVAINCALVAVVAMVVVSALSTFNLFRLYGAGEGRKI from the exons ATGGAGCGAGAGGGATGCGGCAGCGATGATATCATCAGCCTGGCCTCCGACGGCGGTGacaccgtcgtcgtccccccGCGGTGGCGCCCTGGCAGCGGCGGGGCTGGGCTGCGCGTGCCCGCACGCACGGAGAGGAGGCTGCGCGCCGCCGAGGTAGCCCTGCGGTTCGCGGCGTGCGGATTCGCGCTGGCCGTGGCCGTGCTGCTCAAGGTGAACAAGGAGACTCGTGATTTCTTCGGATTGTTCGTGAAGGTGGCGCGGTACACGGACATGCCGTCGCTCGT GCTCCTGGTGAACACAAACTTGATAGCGGCGTCCTACAACTTTCTCCAGGGAGGGAGTTGCCTGGTGAGCACGGTCAGAGGCAGGCCGCTCGTCAGCAAGCCAATGGCCTGCGCGATCTTCTTCTGCGATCAG GTGATAGCCTACGTCGCGCTCTCGGCACTGGCGGGAGCGCTGGTGGCGGCGATGATAAGCAAGCTCGGACAGGCGCAGTTCGGGTGGATGAAGACGGTCCACCTTTACAAGAGGTTCAGCATGCATGCCGCCGTTGCCATCAACTGtgcgctcgtcgccgtcgtggcAATGGTCGTTGTCTCGGCCCTGTCGACGTTCAACCTGTTCCGGTTGTACGGCGCCGGTGAAGGCAGAAAAATATAG